A window from Pseudomonas sp. Tri1 encodes these proteins:
- a CDS encoding HpcH/HpaI aldolase/citrate lyase family protein, whose product MNMPRNAFKAALTSKDTQYGIWAGFASGYAAEIVAGTGYDWMLIDGEHAPNTVPSVLSQLQAVAPYGTAPVVRAVTGEANLIKQLLDIGAQTLMIPMVETAEQARALVRAMRYPPHGIRGVGGGLTRATRWDGVANYLNSAHEQLCLIVQVESLIGADNVEAIAAVEGVDAVFIGPADLSIGLGHAGNPGHPEVQERIRHAVNATLAAGKACGILAPNEEDARRYQGWGCQFIAVAIDISLLRQSALATLARYREPATAQAPSRTY is encoded by the coding sequence ATGAACATGCCCCGCAACGCCTTCAAGGCCGCGCTGACCTCAAAGGACACCCAGTACGGCATCTGGGCCGGTTTCGCCAGCGGTTACGCCGCTGAAATCGTTGCCGGCACCGGTTACGACTGGATGCTGATCGATGGCGAACACGCGCCCAACACCGTGCCCAGCGTGCTCAGCCAACTCCAGGCCGTGGCGCCCTACGGCACCGCACCGGTGGTGCGGGCGGTGACCGGCGAAGCCAACCTGATCAAGCAACTGTTGGACATCGGCGCCCAGACCCTGATGATTCCCATGGTCGAAACCGCTGAACAAGCCCGGGCGCTGGTGCGCGCCATGCGCTATCCGCCCCACGGCATTCGTGGCGTGGGCGGCGGCCTGACCCGCGCTACCCGCTGGGATGGCGTGGCGAACTACCTCAACAGCGCCCATGAACAGCTGTGCCTGATCGTCCAGGTTGAATCGCTTATCGGCGCGGACAATGTCGAAGCGATCGCCGCTGTCGAAGGTGTGGACGCGGTATTCATCGGCCCGGCCGACCTGTCCATCGGCCTCGGCCATGCAGGCAACCCTGGTCATCCCGAGGTCCAGGAACGCATCCGACACGCCGTGAACGCCACCCTCGCGGCGGGCAAGGCCTGCGGCATCCTCGCGCCCAACGAAGAGGACGCCCGGCGCTACCAGGGTTGGGGCTGTCAGTTCATCGCCGTGGCCATCGACATCAGCCTGCTGCGCCAGAGTGCTCTCGCCACCCTCGCCCGCTATCGCGAACCCGCCACCGCTCAAGCGCCTTCGCGCACTTATTGA
- a CDS encoding MFS transporter: MKTLPASVLAKISWRLLPFLLLMYIMAFLDRANVGFAKQAFQADTGIGDAAFAFGAGVFFAGYALLEVPSNLILHRVGARLWMCRIMVTWGLVSAAMVFAHNETSFYVLRFLLGVAEAGFFPGVILYLTYWFPSAARGKAMGFFYFGAPLAFIFGSPLSGLLLELDGFAGVHGWQWLFAVEGLMASAVGVWAYWYLDNRPADAKWLSLEERRQVQDLLDAEDQHKQSHGRSLLSVLCQPSVLYLCLIYLLIQASVYGVVFYLPTQVGGLLGSKIGLMVGLVTAIPWICALCAAYLIPGYSDRSGQRRRTAALTLLMAAAGIACSVSVSSPLLGIIALCFAASGFIAVQPVFWTFPSSYLAGSAAAAGIALINSFGALGGFIAPVLKNWAEGAFHSPAAGLYLLAGTTVIAALLVLGIHSPGQRASNTPATV; this comes from the coding sequence ATGAAGACTCTTCCTGCGTCTGTACTGGCCAAGATTTCCTGGCGCCTGCTGCCCTTCCTGCTGCTGATGTACATCATGGCTTTTCTCGACCGGGCCAATGTCGGCTTCGCCAAACAAGCCTTCCAGGCCGACACCGGTATCGGCGACGCCGCATTCGCATTTGGTGCCGGCGTGTTCTTCGCCGGTTACGCGCTGCTGGAAGTGCCCAGCAACCTGATCCTGCACCGCGTCGGTGCCCGCTTGTGGATGTGCCGGATCATGGTCACCTGGGGCCTGGTGTCGGCGGCCATGGTCTTTGCCCACAACGAAACCAGTTTCTACGTGCTGCGCTTCTTGCTGGGCGTGGCCGAAGCCGGATTCTTCCCCGGGGTGATTCTCTACCTCACCTATTGGTTCCCTTCGGCGGCCCGGGGCAAGGCCATGGGCTTTTTCTATTTTGGTGCGCCGCTGGCATTCATTTTCGGCAGCCCGCTATCAGGGCTGTTGTTGGAACTGGACGGCTTCGCCGGTGTTCACGGCTGGCAATGGCTGTTCGCCGTGGAAGGCCTGATGGCTTCGGCGGTCGGCGTGTGGGCCTACTGGTATCTGGACAATCGTCCGGCCGATGCGAAATGGCTCTCGCTCGAGGAACGCCGCCAGGTCCAGGACCTGCTCGATGCCGAGGATCAACACAAGCAATCCCATGGCCGCAGCCTGCTCAGCGTGCTGTGCCAGCCATCAGTACTGTACCTGTGCCTGATTTACCTGTTGATCCAGGCCAGTGTCTACGGCGTGGTGTTTTACCTGCCGACCCAGGTGGGCGGGCTGCTGGGCAGCAAGATCGGGCTGATGGTGGGGCTGGTCACCGCAATTCCCTGGATCTGCGCCCTGTGTGCGGCCTATCTGATCCCTGGCTACAGCGACCGCAGCGGCCAGCGCCGCCGTACCGCCGCCTTGACCCTGTTGATGGCGGCCGCCGGGATCGCCTGCTCGGTGAGCGTGTCCAGCCCACTGCTGGGCATCATTGCCCTGTGCTTCGCCGCCTCCGGGTTCATCGCCGTACAGCCGGTGTTCTGGACCTTTCCGTCCAGCTACCTGGCCGGTAGCGCCGCAGCGGCAGGCATCGCGTTGATCAACTCCTTCGGTGCCCTCGGCGGCTTTATTGCCCCGGTGCTGAAGAACTGGGCCGAAGGTGCCTTCCATTCCCCTGCCGCCGGCCTCTATCTGCTCGCCGGCACCACAGTCATTGCCGCGTTGCTGGTACTGGGCATCCACTCGCCCGGCCAGCGCGCCTCGAACACACCGGCCACTGTTTAA
- the rhmD gene encoding L-rhamnonate dehydratase, translated as MGIPTIKHVRAFVLRGGGADYHDQADGHWIDDHIATPMSKYPDYRQSRRSFGINVLGTLVVEIEASDGTVGFAVTTGGEPAAYIVEKHLARFIEGARVTDIEKIWDQMYQSTLYYGRKGLVINTISGVDLALWDLLGKIRQEPVHQLLGGAVRDELQFYATGARPDLAQKMGFIGGKMPLHHGPAEGEEGLRKNLEALATMRERVGPDFWLMLDCWMSLDLNYATKLAVGAHAHGLKWIEEALPPDDYWGYAALRNNVPKGMLVTTGEHEATRWGFRMLLEMGCCDIIQPDVGWCGGLTELVKISALADAHNALVIPHGSSVYSYHFVATRHNSPFAEFLMMAPKADEVVPMFHPQLLGEPVPVQGRMRLSVLDQPGFGVTLNPECQLHRPYNR; from the coding sequence ATGGGTATCCCCACGATCAAACACGTCCGCGCCTTTGTCCTGCGAGGCGGCGGCGCGGATTATCACGACCAGGCGGACGGCCATTGGATCGACGATCACATCGCTACGCCGATGAGCAAGTACCCGGACTATCGTCAGAGCCGCCGTAGCTTCGGCATCAATGTGCTCGGCACCCTGGTGGTGGAAATCGAAGCCAGCGACGGCACCGTCGGCTTTGCCGTGACCACCGGCGGCGAGCCTGCGGCCTACATCGTTGAAAAACACCTGGCACGTTTCATCGAAGGTGCCCGGGTCACCGACATCGAAAAGATCTGGGACCAGATGTATCAATCGACGCTGTACTACGGTCGCAAAGGCCTGGTGATCAACACGATTTCCGGCGTGGACCTGGCGCTCTGGGACTTGCTGGGCAAGATTCGCCAGGAGCCGGTGCATCAATTGCTCGGTGGCGCAGTGCGCGACGAGTTGCAGTTCTACGCCACCGGCGCCCGGCCGGACCTGGCGCAAAAAATGGGCTTTATCGGCGGCAAGATGCCGCTGCACCACGGCCCGGCCGAAGGCGAGGAAGGCTTGCGCAAGAACCTCGAGGCATTGGCGACCATGCGCGAACGGGTCGGCCCGGACTTCTGGCTGATGCTCGATTGCTGGATGAGCCTGGACCTCAACTACGCCACCAAACTCGCAGTCGGCGCCCATGCGCACGGTTTGAAATGGATCGAAGAAGCCCTGCCGCCCGACGACTACTGGGGCTACGCGGCACTGCGCAACAACGTACCCAAGGGCATGCTGGTGACCACCGGCGAACACGAAGCCACCCGTTGGGGCTTTCGCATGCTGTTGGAAATGGGTTGCTGCGACATCATCCAGCCGGATGTCGGTTGGTGCGGCGGTCTCACCGAGCTGGTGAAAATCTCCGCCCTGGCCGACGCCCATAACGCGCTGGTGATCCCCCACGGTTCCTCGGTCTACAGCTACCACTTCGTCGCCACCCGGCATAACAGCCCGTTCGCCGAGTTCCTGATGATGGCGCCCAAGGCGGACGAAGTGGTGCCGATGTTCCACCCGCAATTGCTGGGCGAGCCGGTACCAGTGCAAGGCCGCATGCGCCTGTCGGTCCTCGACCAGCCTGGCTTCGGCGTGACGCTGAACCCGGAATGCCAACTGCACCGGCCTTATAACCGCTAA
- a CDS encoding leucine-rich repeat domain-containing protein, with product MSTLDTHIEFIQARLPVWLKRASRIHQERFKAFTKQLQRDSDALNALLIDLPAPETFTRDLLQARPQIQAWRLVNGTGSVADALRRARVKRDPFGTSLSVVEAAMRNYPPADAVTGGALDKNGELFIKGKPGEFYRWGEPSDTTALPMTPATFARLCRELDAGGTYQRLLKQRLPQIRNEVPVVADAYIKYARSLLTYDAYEAKLDGRLDEIGERLLAHVGVQLNAHPVKSLACEVKALEVLSVPLFGARVYWGLEGDAKGVRPVVLHMPHDIVAPIKQFPSLQAMAAQLIERLRRRRYRESLMRYFPVRLQARLGDALHDQVEWEITDNLNIFQEIHARIVGWREGELGEDGNPRRIRVPAPHVPWTLGDVRENHWDDRYHEWRTHTLANASALMVSTKDQDWQALLARLEYWESLAERSLMLAVSFIPFCAPVGMAAAAVGGVRLVYEFFEGIQAFNEGHAQEGIDHIFNVLFGVAQGAYLGFIGGAVEPMPVRDGTTRLWNGDVRPFQARRLPPLEAEQDAWGVWRTTDEAWVQIEGRYFEVQGRADALGLRLPTDHRGVTPIMEWNRARGWQWAHRNPLQRSNLELLRSFVETPAELDDPSILALQRQVGISETHLRYLQVNGQPMPAIFADALSEARDWQWVQQTIGRLRGGEAPGNMHVRITQTLVDLPGWPETVTLRYHDGVQFHSMGDTAATRFLDLNQADLAHDGWASRILAGLSVSEQRTLLGQSPLGLRPVEISRLLAGRWAIHLERNVTHVTAAMARSTGLDPFAVPVARAFPGLPESMANELASQAQGEDLVRLRAGRVTGSLGKQCAEALTELRLTRTLRALERGESSADRDRVVMGLLGNMAPLRGRLRLRLVSSELASPLEVGEEGPLKVIRQDGGQYQAFDEQGNELGAGLSLEEALLSAMPDEARKALGFNIWEAARLRKALLGQALDDRQGLRAFLLLKRLDSGAQGPQWQNGRLGYPLSGRGKLPLQGWRHNLEGRLERLYPHYAGDALAGLQRSLTDQAAREGLSLNQLVSRLSNEWATLDEGLRQWEVHEGVHHPVEGRYSREDILANRRGVANEIRRAWRREPDPRREDSELTLRLSGWDIGRLPTIHARFTHIETLTLSHMGLSEDPSDFLRLFPNIEMLRLHGNNFTAVPVAAGEFRNLLELALGKNPLNMNADVFVPLIGANRAPKLRVLHLSEITGGAEPGAEANMVAAIGRLAELPALRELVWSDNLNFTAQELLAITALPGLEGLDLVRCGLRLDEEGSAFLRTATGLKELRLSGNNCRELPNLSELAALEELELAYAGLDRVPTMALTLISRPSSEPIFLDLKGNRISNIQDDLLPALASMPSSNTLGLWLEDNPLPSVQINALRALDREAFRYTVDDWLDDLPDLKKTLEVARDDAGGRRFIDWFSGLIRDVDASEPNGLALGYRQRAAGILQYYTGYSNLYADLFIRIADFDQQLAQLRTRLQARVLDRQTPDVSELEVHFLMFESVQRARLDPQGVPFARFLGTQHEYWNRVLSNLYPELSQRRAATTREGFINWLSDAQDTFNSNDQTPRVGELAWRPYLGLMSRDWLEGLATWDTVEDNLVDAFSEPVDPSHWPQVLLDNLRQPASDLPSALESVTLPNGIVWQRVRLEAVADVDWAAGEPVMLTEDQLRRTMAIYRSVKSREVEALARRITTELVTPWWSLRRQ from the coding sequence ATGTCCACTCTCGATACCCATATCGAGTTCATCCAGGCCCGACTGCCCGTCTGGCTGAAACGTGCCTCGCGGATCCACCAGGAGCGTTTCAAGGCCTTTACCAAGCAATTGCAGCGCGACAGCGACGCGCTCAACGCGCTACTGATCGACCTGCCGGCACCGGAAACTTTCACGCGCGACTTGCTGCAGGCCCGGCCGCAAATACAGGCCTGGCGCCTGGTGAATGGCACCGGCAGCGTTGCGGATGCGCTACGGCGGGCCAGGGTCAAGCGTGACCCTTTCGGCACTTCGCTATCGGTGGTCGAAGCGGCCATGCGCAACTATCCTCCCGCCGATGCCGTCACTGGCGGCGCTTTGGATAAAAACGGCGAGCTGTTCATCAAGGGCAAGCCTGGAGAGTTTTACCGCTGGGGGGAGCCGTCAGACACCACGGCACTGCCCATGACCCCAGCCACTTTCGCACGTCTGTGTCGGGAGCTGGATGCAGGCGGTACTTATCAGCGCCTGCTCAAGCAGCGACTGCCACAGATTCGCAACGAGGTCCCGGTTGTCGCCGACGCCTACATCAAGTACGCACGCAGCCTGCTCACCTATGACGCCTACGAGGCGAAGCTGGATGGGCGCCTGGATGAAATCGGTGAGCGGTTGCTGGCCCATGTCGGGGTGCAACTCAACGCTCACCCGGTCAAATCCCTGGCCTGTGAGGTCAAGGCACTGGAGGTGCTGTCGGTGCCACTATTTGGCGCCCGGGTGTACTGGGGATTGGAAGGGGACGCCAAAGGCGTTCGTCCGGTCGTCTTGCACATGCCCCATGACATTGTGGCACCAATCAAGCAATTCCCCAGCTTGCAGGCCATGGCCGCGCAGTTGATCGAACGGCTGCGCAGACGGCGTTATCGCGAGAGCCTGATGCGCTACTTCCCGGTACGTCTGCAGGCCCGGCTCGGCGATGCCCTGCATGATCAAGTGGAGTGGGAGATAACGGACAACCTCAATATTTTCCAGGAAATCCACGCCCGGATCGTGGGCTGGAGAGAGGGTGAGCTTGGCGAGGATGGCAACCCCCGGCGCATTCGAGTGCCTGCGCCCCATGTGCCCTGGACCCTGGGTGATGTGCGTGAAAATCACTGGGACGATCGCTATCACGAATGGCGAACCCACACCTTGGCCAATGCCTCGGCGCTGATGGTTTCCACCAAGGATCAGGATTGGCAGGCGCTGCTGGCTCGCCTCGAATACTGGGAAAGTCTCGCCGAGCGTTCCCTGATGCTCGCCGTCAGTTTCATCCCGTTCTGCGCACCTGTCGGGATGGCTGCGGCGGCGGTGGGCGGGGTGCGCCTGGTGTATGAGTTCTTCGAAGGCATCCAGGCGTTCAACGAAGGTCACGCGCAAGAAGGCATCGATCACATCTTCAACGTCCTGTTCGGGGTCGCTCAAGGGGCCTATCTGGGTTTTATCGGCGGGGCTGTCGAACCCATGCCGGTGCGTGACGGTACGACGCGCCTGTGGAATGGCGATGTCAGGCCTTTCCAAGCACGGCGCTTGCCACCCCTTGAGGCCGAGCAGGATGCCTGGGGGGTATGGCGCACAACGGACGAGGCATGGGTGCAGATCGAGGGCCGTTATTTCGAGGTGCAGGGCAGAGCCGATGCCTTGGGCCTGCGACTACCCACCGACCATCGTGGCGTAACGCCGATCATGGAGTGGAACCGTGCCCGCGGCTGGCAGTGGGCGCACCGCAACCCGTTGCAGCGCAGCAATCTGGAGCTGCTGCGTAGCTTTGTCGAGACGCCGGCCGAACTGGACGACCCTTCGATCCTTGCCCTGCAGCGGCAGGTGGGTATCAGCGAGACGCATCTGCGCTACCTGCAAGTGAACGGGCAGCCGATGCCGGCCATATTCGCCGATGCCCTGAGTGAAGCACGGGATTGGCAATGGGTGCAGCAAACCATTGGGCGTCTGCGCGGCGGCGAAGCGCCAGGCAACATGCACGTTCGAATCACTCAGACCCTCGTGGATCTGCCGGGTTGGCCCGAGACGGTGACGCTGCGCTATCACGATGGGGTGCAGTTTCACTCGATGGGTGACACGGCGGCTACGCGCTTTCTCGATCTGAACCAGGCTGATCTGGCGCACGATGGCTGGGCGAGTCGCATCCTGGCCGGCCTGAGCGTGAGCGAGCAACGGACACTGCTGGGGCAAAGCCCCCTCGGCCTGCGTCCGGTGGAGATCAGTCGGTTGTTGGCTGGCCGCTGGGCTATTCACCTGGAACGCAATGTTACCCACGTGACCGCCGCCATGGCCCGGTCCACCGGGCTCGATCCGTTCGCCGTTCCCGTGGCTCGGGCCTTCCCCGGCCTGCCGGAATCCATGGCCAACGAGCTTGCCAGCCAGGCTCAAGGCGAGGACCTGGTGCGCCTGCGTGCCGGCCGGGTGACGGGAAGCCTGGGTAAACAGTGCGCAGAGGCCCTGACCGAGCTGCGCCTGACACGTACGTTACGTGCTTTGGAGCGCGGAGAAAGCAGCGCCGATCGAGACCGCGTTGTCATGGGCTTGCTGGGCAATATGGCCCCATTGCGCGGCCGGTTGCGCCTGCGCCTGGTGTCGAGCGAACTGGCCAGCCCGTTGGAAGTGGGGGAAGAGGGGCCTTTGAAAGTCATTCGCCAGGACGGCGGGCAGTACCAGGCCTTTGACGAACAGGGCAACGAACTGGGCGCGGGGTTGAGCCTGGAAGAGGCGCTGCTAAGCGCAATGCCGGACGAGGCTCGCAAGGCGCTGGGATTCAACATTTGGGAGGCGGCCAGGCTTCGCAAGGCGCTGCTGGGGCAAGCCCTTGACGATCGGCAAGGGCTGCGTGCGTTCCTGCTCCTCAAGCGCCTGGACAGCGGCGCACAAGGCCCGCAATGGCAGAATGGACGCTTGGGTTATCCGCTCAGCGGGCGTGGAAAACTGCCGTTGCAGGGCTGGCGCCACAACCTGGAGGGACGTCTTGAGCGACTCTATCCTCACTATGCCGGGGATGCCCTCGCGGGGCTTCAGCGCAGCCTGACCGATCAGGCCGCGCGTGAAGGCCTCAGCCTGAACCAGTTGGTCAGCCGGCTGAGCAATGAATGGGCGACGCTCGATGAAGGGTTGCGCCAGTGGGAAGTCCATGAGGGCGTTCATCACCCGGTGGAGGGTCGCTACAGCCGAGAGGATATCCTGGCGAATCGTCGCGGCGTAGCGAACGAAATCCGCCGCGCCTGGCGGCGTGAACCCGATCCGCGCAGGGAAGACAGCGAGTTGACATTGCGTCTGTCGGGGTGGGACATCGGCAGGCTCCCTACGATCCACGCGCGTTTCACCCATATCGAAACCCTGACGTTGTCTCACATGGGTTTGAGTGAGGATCCCTCGGACTTCCTGCGGTTGTTTCCCAATATCGAAATGCTGCGCCTGCACGGTAACAACTTCACCGCCGTACCCGTGGCGGCGGGCGAGTTTCGCAATCTGCTGGAGCTGGCATTGGGTAAAAATCCACTCAACATGAACGCGGATGTATTTGTCCCCCTGATTGGTGCCAATCGCGCCCCCAAGCTGCGGGTCCTGCACCTTTCCGAGATAACTGGCGGCGCGGAGCCTGGCGCCGAGGCCAACATGGTCGCAGCCATCGGCCGCCTGGCTGAGCTGCCTGCCCTGCGTGAACTGGTATGGTCCGATAACCTGAACTTCACTGCCCAGGAACTGCTGGCCATCACTGCTTTACCCGGTCTGGAAGGGCTGGATCTGGTTCGCTGTGGCTTGCGCCTGGATGAAGAGGGCAGTGCCTTCCTGCGCACCGCCACAGGCTTGAAAGAACTGCGCCTGAGTGGCAACAATTGTCGCGAATTGCCGAACCTGTCGGAGCTCGCAGCCCTGGAAGAGCTGGAACTGGCCTACGCAGGCTTGGATCGGGTGCCGACGATGGCCTTGACGCTGATATCCAGGCCTTCATCCGAGCCGATCTTCCTCGATCTCAAGGGCAACCGCATCAGCAATATTCAAGATGACCTGCTTCCCGCGCTTGCCAGCATGCCAAGCAGTAACACCCTTGGTTTATGGCTTGAAGACAATCCACTACCAAGTGTCCAGATCAACGCTCTTCGCGCCCTGGACCGTGAGGCTTTTCGCTACACGGTCGATGACTGGCTGGATGACCTCCCTGATCTGAAGAAAACACTGGAAGTGGCCCGGGACGATGCCGGGGGGCGGCGTTTCATTGACTGGTTTTCCGGTCTCATTCGCGACGTCGATGCCAGTGAACCGAACGGGCTGGCGCTGGGATATCGTCAGCGCGCCGCGGGCATCCTGCAGTACTACACCGGGTACTCAAATCTCTATGCCGACCTGTTCATTCGAATAGCCGATTTTGACCAGCAACTGGCGCAACTGCGCACACGCCTGCAAGCGCGCGTGCTGGACAGGCAAACGCCAGACGTCTCTGAGCTGGAGGTGCACTTCTTGATGTTCGAGTCCGTCCAGCGTGCCCGCCTCGATCCGCAGGGCGTGCCTTTTGCGCGGTTCCTGGGCACCCAGCACGAGTATTGGAACCGGGTGCTGAGCAACCTCTATCCGGAGCTATCGCAGCGCCGGGCGGCCACGACCCGGGAGGGTTTCATCAATTGGCTCAGCGACGCCCAGGACACCTTCAACAGCAATGATCAGACGCCCCGCGTAGGGGAGTTGGCCTGGCGCCCCTACCTGGGGTTGATGTCCCGCGATTGGCTCGAAGGCCTGGCGACCTGGGACACGGTGGAAGACAACCTGGTGGATGCCTTCAGCGAACCCGTGGATCCATCCCACTGGCCCCAGGTGCTGTTAGATAACCTGAGGCAACCTGCCAGCGACCTGCCCAGTGCCCTGGAGTCGGTCACTCTACCCAACGGCATAGTCTGGCAGCGGGTGAGACTGGAAGCCGTGGCGGATGTGGATTGGGCCGCAGGTGAGCCGGTGATGCTCACTGAAGACCAATTGCGCCGGACCATGGCCATCTACCGTTCCGTCAAAAGCCGAGAGGTTGAAGCCCTGGCAAGGCGGATAACCACCGAATTGGTCACCCCTTGGTGGTCGCTGCGACGGCAATAG
- the aldA gene encoding aldehyde dehydrogenase → MSSVPVFQNFINGQFTRSEAHLDVFNPATGALLSRVPASTAADIDQALAAARVAQKDWSAKPAIERAGHLRRIAAKLRENVAHLARTITLEQGKISALAEVEVNFTADYLDYMAEWARRIEGEIITSDRPGENIFLFRKPLGVVAGILPWNFPFFLIARKMAPALLTGNTIVIKPSEETPNNCFEFARLVAETDLPPGVFNVVCGDGQVGAALSGHKGVDMISFTGSVDTGSRIMTSAAANITKLNLELGGKAPAIVLADADLELAVKAIRDSRIINTGQVCNCAERVYVERKVADQFIERISAAMSATRYGDPLAEPDVEMGPLINRQGLDSVERKVKKALSQGASLISGGSVAGRPSGFHFQPTVLAGCNASMEIMREEIFGPVLPIQIIDDLDEAIALANDCDYGLTSSVYTRDLSRAMHAIRGLDFGETYVNRENFEAMQGFHAGVRKSGVGGADGKHGLYEYTHTHAVYLQS, encoded by the coding sequence ATGTCATCCGTTCCCGTGTTCCAGAACTTCATCAACGGCCAGTTCACTCGCAGCGAGGCACACCTGGACGTGTTCAACCCAGCCACCGGGGCTCTGTTGTCCCGCGTCCCCGCGTCCACCGCTGCCGACATCGATCAGGCCCTGGCTGCCGCCCGCGTCGCGCAGAAAGACTGGTCGGCCAAACCGGCCATCGAACGCGCCGGACACCTGCGGCGCATTGCCGCCAAACTGCGAGAAAACGTCGCTCACCTGGCACGCACCATCACCCTTGAGCAAGGCAAGATCAGCGCCCTGGCCGAGGTGGAGGTGAATTTCACCGCCGATTACCTCGACTACATGGCCGAATGGGCCCGGCGCATCGAAGGCGAGATCATCACCAGCGACCGTCCCGGTGAAAACATCTTCCTGTTCCGCAAGCCTCTGGGCGTGGTGGCCGGGATCCTGCCGTGGAATTTCCCGTTCTTTTTGATCGCTCGCAAGATGGCCCCGGCGCTGCTGACCGGTAACACCATCGTCATCAAGCCCAGCGAAGAAACCCCGAACAATTGCTTCGAATTCGCCCGATTGGTGGCCGAGACCGACCTGCCGCCCGGCGTGTTCAATGTCGTGTGTGGCGACGGCCAGGTCGGCGCAGCCTTGAGCGGCCATAAAGGCGTGGACATGATCAGCTTCACCGGCAGCGTCGACACTGGCTCGCGAATCATGACCTCGGCTGCGGCGAACATCACCAAGCTGAACCTGGAACTGGGCGGCAAGGCGCCGGCCATTGTGCTGGCGGACGCCGATCTGGAGCTGGCGGTGAAAGCCATTCGCGACTCGCGGATCATCAACACCGGGCAAGTCTGCAACTGTGCCGAACGGGTCTACGTGGAACGCAAGGTCGCCGATCAATTCATCGAGCGCATTAGCGCGGCGATGTCAGCCACCCGCTATGGCGACCCGCTGGCCGAGCCGGACGTAGAAATGGGCCCGTTGATCAACCGCCAGGGCCTGGACAGCGTCGAGCGCAAGGTGAAAAAGGCCCTCAGCCAAGGCGCCAGCCTGATCAGCGGCGGCAGCGTGGCGGGCCGCCCCAGCGGTTTCCACTTCCAGCCCACGGTACTGGCCGGCTGCAATGCTTCGATGGAAATCATGCGTGAGGAAATCTTTGGCCCGGTGTTGCCGATCCAGATCATCGACGACCTGGACGAGGCCATAGCCCTGGCCAACGACTGCGACTACGGCCTGACCTCTTCGGTCTACACCCGCGACCTGAGCCGGGCCATGCACGCCATTCGGGGTCTGGACTTTGGCGAGACCTATGTGAACCGCGAAAACTTCGAAGCCATGCAAGGCTTTCACGCCGGGGTGCGCAAATCCGGGGTTGGCGGGGCCGATGGCAAGCATGGTCTGTATGAGTACACCCATACCCATGCGGTGTACTTGCAAAGCTGA
- a CDS encoding LysR family transcriptional regulator, with translation MTDPALSRSLFNRLRYKHLHMLVALSASQNLHRASQSLNMSQPAATRMLHEIEDMFGCDLFERLPRGMRPTALGQELIRFAESALSGLDRCAEDLLARQQGGYGYLSIGTIMGAAPDLVMDSIARIKALNPQLRIRIMGDTSDQVIQLLEQGRIDLAIARRNAATDSEHYDFEQLGNERLLVVVHAGHPLARRKKLALAELVSDWPWILQPETSPARIGLDQALQRLALPTPADIIECSSVYSMQQLIQLTDAIMVLSETALRDYLKMGLVVALPVALDVQLAPFGMLRRKGEPVSRELGLFIDLLRSKAAL, from the coding sequence ATGACCGATCCCGCGCTGTCCCGCAGCCTGTTCAACCGCCTGCGCTACAAACACCTGCACATGCTGGTGGCCCTGAGCGCCAGCCAGAACCTGCATCGCGCCTCCCAGAGCTTGAATATGTCGCAACCGGCGGCAACCCGGATGCTGCACGAAATCGAAGACATGTTCGGTTGCGACCTGTTTGAGCGCTTGCCGCGTGGCATGCGTCCGACCGCCCTGGGACAGGAGCTGATTCGCTTTGCCGAGTCAGCCCTCAGTGGCCTGGACCGTTGTGCCGAAGACCTGTTGGCCCGTCAGCAAGGTGGTTACGGTTACCTGTCCATCGGCACCATCATGGGCGCCGCGCCGGACCTGGTGATGGACTCCATCGCCCGCATCAAGGCCCTCAACCCGCAATTGCGGATCCGCATCATGGGCGATACCAGCGACCAGGTGATCCAGCTACTGGAACAAGGTCGTATCGACCTGGCCATCGCCCGGCGCAACGCGGCCACCGACAGTGAACACTACGATTTCGAACAACTGGGCAATGAGCGTTTGCTGGTGGTAGTCCATGCCGGCCACCCGTTGGCCCGGCGCAAAAAACTGGCCCTGGCCGAACTGGTCAGCGACTGGCCATGGATCCTGCAGCCGGAAACCAGCCCGGCACGCATCGGTCTCGATCAGGCGCTGCAACGCCTGGCGCTGCCGACGCCGGCGGACATCATCGAATGCAGTTCGGTGTATTCCATGCAGCAACTGATTCAATTGACCGACGCAATCATGGTGCTCTCGGAAACCGCTTTGCGCGATTACCTGAAGATGGGCCTGGTGGTCGCGCTGCCGGTGGCGCTGGATGTGCAATTGGCGCCGTTCGGGATGTTGCGGCGCAAGGGCGAACCGGTGAGCCGGGAGTTGGGCTTGTTCATTGATTTGCTGCGTAGCAAGGCCGCGTTGTGA